One Micromonospora craniellae genomic region harbors:
- a CDS encoding coiled-coil domain-containing protein, producing MTSIATAAEVSEEVAREVLVEADVSLTPPLPAHRSLVAHRLYVSGVKSGTENGTDGPFERDIPLGPGAWAVASRNNSAGKSSIMWALTWALRGDQDELYLRTDTRRWFRYIRVDAEVSSVPVSFRIRQNEHGLCEGVLLTADVIGQLTGLEGESQSGPGVRVVETVESQDAYTAMVGRFMMQRLGLRPLQMFSSDTGAPDEAGERDGSVQVHGWPAYFSVIALASASDSILFGRTAIGQLPTRLMQVFLDVPFTTDWMTADISAKDSRQSTRHVIRRSKADAAAREQRWQPLQEELTRAQRNLERVRAARPDLPARIAAVEDTSRALLVIKTRLGRAKATAEEARQARIQDERSMRRASESAAARSLFAALDPHACPRCETSISDERRSREDSHHRCAVCANPLQVEGVDEDEREAVLSGLRKRLAASQDAERAAKSAVSALERQLAEAQAAAGNAVVAAEQEQGQAAYLAELRDAEAHVERLKGALDVVSQLGQTPTLDDAAERVLAAAAAILKDLASSTTRDLFVELNHQIVTLARELGVTNLRSVKLDLAGRVNVMKSDNTKPTSFSKLSPGERLRLRIAVIVSLIRVGRKHGIHSHPGLLVIDSPADVEIVKGDMKILLEQLRSLGQDEGLQVVIATMHEAVWDVFPGERLIVGPDQQHLF from the coding sequence ATGACCTCGATCGCCACCGCGGCAGAGGTCTCCGAGGAAGTCGCGCGCGAGGTGCTCGTCGAGGCTGATGTCAGTCTGACACCTCCTCTACCGGCGCACCGGAGCCTGGTGGCACACCGGCTCTACGTGTCCGGCGTGAAGTCAGGCACCGAGAACGGCACCGACGGGCCGTTCGAGCGGGACATCCCCCTAGGGCCGGGTGCCTGGGCGGTCGCAAGCCGCAATAACTCCGCCGGCAAGTCCAGCATCATGTGGGCGTTGACGTGGGCGCTGCGAGGCGATCAAGATGAGCTCTATCTACGCACGGATACTCGGCGGTGGTTCCGTTACATCCGGGTGGATGCGGAGGTCTCGAGCGTGCCGGTCTCTTTCCGGATCCGGCAGAACGAGCACGGACTGTGCGAGGGGGTCCTGCTGACCGCCGACGTCATCGGCCAGCTCACTGGTCTTGAAGGCGAGTCGCAGAGTGGTCCGGGCGTGCGCGTTGTCGAGACGGTCGAGAGCCAGGATGCCTACACGGCGATGGTGGGTCGCTTCATGATGCAGCGGCTGGGGTTACGTCCGTTGCAGATGTTTAGTAGTGATACTGGGGCACCGGATGAAGCCGGAGAGCGGGATGGCTCGGTTCAGGTGCATGGCTGGCCAGCCTACTTCTCGGTTATCGCGCTCGCGTCCGCTAGTGACTCGATCTTGTTCGGCCGGACCGCGATCGGTCAGCTCCCGACCCGGTTGATGCAGGTCTTCCTCGACGTGCCGTTCACGACAGATTGGATGACGGCAGACATCTCCGCGAAGGACTCCCGGCAGAGCACCCGGCATGTGATCCGCCGGTCCAAGGCCGACGCCGCCGCCCGCGAGCAGCGCTGGCAGCCGTTACAGGAGGAACTGACAAGGGCGCAGCGCAATCTGGAACGGGTAAGGGCGGCCCGGCCGGACCTGCCGGCGCGGATCGCCGCAGTGGAGGACACGTCGCGGGCGTTGCTGGTGATCAAGACCCGGCTGGGCCGCGCCAAGGCCACTGCCGAAGAAGCCCGGCAAGCGCGCATCCAGGATGAGCGCTCCATGCGCCGCGCGTCGGAGTCGGCTGCTGCCCGTAGCTTGTTCGCCGCGCTGGATCCCCACGCCTGCCCGCGCTGCGAGACCAGCATCAGCGACGAGCGGCGAAGTCGGGAAGACAGTCACCACCGATGCGCGGTCTGTGCGAATCCGTTGCAGGTCGAGGGCGTCGACGAGGACGAACGCGAGGCGGTGCTGAGTGGGCTACGGAAGCGGCTTGCCGCGTCACAAGACGCGGAGCGGGCAGCGAAGAGCGCGGTATCGGCCCTTGAACGTCAGCTCGCTGAGGCACAGGCAGCAGCCGGGAACGCGGTCGTAGCCGCTGAGCAAGAACAAGGGCAGGCCGCCTACCTTGCGGAGTTGCGAGACGCAGAAGCGCACGTCGAGCGACTGAAGGGCGCGCTCGACGTCGTGTCGCAGCTCGGGCAGACGCCGACGCTCGATGATGCTGCCGAACGAGTCCTCGCTGCGGCTGCGGCGATCCTGAAGGACCTCGCGTCATCCACAACGCGGGATCTCTTCGTTGAACTGAACCACCAGATCGTCACGCTTGCTCGTGAGCTGGGGGTCACGAACCTGCGGTCGGTGAAGCTCGATCTCGCGGGCAGGGTCAACGTGATGAAATCCGACAACACCAAGCCAACCTCGTTCTCCAAACTTAGCCCCGGAGAGCGGTTGCGCCTGCGTATCGCGGTGATCGTCAGCCTGATCCGCGTTGGCCGCAAGCACGGCATCCACTCCCATCCCGGTCTGTTGGTCATTGACTCCCCCGCGGACGTCGAGATCGTCAAAGGAGATATGAAGATCCTCCTGGAACAGCTCCGGTCCCTGGGGCAGGACGAGGGTCTGCAAGTCGTCATCGCGACGATGCATGAGGCGGTGTGGGACGTGTTCCCGGGGGAACGTCTGATCGTCGGGCCCGATCAGCAGCACCTGTTCTAG
- a CDS encoding Panacea domain-containing protein, whose translation MPASAHTIAAELRRRLPGLGTKKLHKLLYYCQGHHLATFDRPLFAETISAWDMGPVVGSLWRDEKNGDTPEPAAELGEAELNTIGYVISRYGNLTGNDLERLTHSETPWQWADASRAPGGSTTIRHDWIKNYFQTEGAAIDGPVLDTAQVRGWLHEAAANHQPGPVDSVEALRARLTASV comes from the coding sequence ATGCCCGCATCCGCCCACACCATCGCCGCCGAACTCCGCCGCCGGCTACCCGGCCTGGGCACCAAGAAACTGCACAAACTGCTCTACTACTGCCAAGGCCACCACCTCGCCACCTTCGACCGGCCCCTGTTCGCCGAAACGATCTCCGCGTGGGACATGGGCCCCGTCGTCGGCAGCCTCTGGCGGGACGAGAAGAACGGCGACACGCCGGAACCCGCCGCCGAGCTAGGCGAAGCCGAACTCAATACGATCGGCTACGTGATCTCCCGCTACGGCAACCTCACCGGCAACGACCTCGAACGGTTGACGCACAGCGAAACCCCGTGGCAGTGGGCCGACGCCAGCCGCGCCCCCGGCGGCAGCACCACCATCCGCCACGACTGGATCAAGAACTACTTCCAGACGGAAGGCGCCGCCATCGACGGGCCGGTCCTCGACACCGCCCAAGTTCGGGGCTGGCTACACGAGGCCGCCGCCAACCATCAGCCGGGCCCCGTGGACAGCGTGGAAGCCCTGCGGGCGAGGCTCACCGCGAGTGTCTGA
- a CDS encoding DUF5984 family protein, with the protein MRREHEDRRHWLAKNLDRSPKTDWRFIRHGARLLLGDVQRADAPTG; encoded by the coding sequence CTGCGGCGGGAACACGAAGACCGCCGGCACTGGCTTGCCAAAAACCTTGACCGTTCCCCAAAGACCGACTGGAGGTTCATCCGCCACGGTGCCCGCCTGCTGCTCGGTGACGTCCAACGGGCCGACGCCCCGACGGGCTAA
- a CDS encoding DUF5677 domain-containing protein: MAVNEDVDVEARVAAVEAWIAATKQALIIGDLTWDAAWPDLRRIAVNYILRRQLEALDATVVLAKVGLGHLAVGFVRPALDELLWMLWVKDLPQQDVQNLLMAMGRSDGIRSLLAQRAYVGDAVMQELWYPVTLLDAQEQQLTRVNDELAKIREQFNWSGRPLPSASWVAKQTGHKDLYDYLHAAASRALHFSMGEVLRNGWGEPGGKLVTLKPEFREYRTSFALYQLPLLFLETADACHEFFEHAGITELEDEALEKQILAAAQALGKFGRVPLVHAHEWNLTPNGPLGFTEKN; this comes from the coding sequence GTGGCTGTCAATGAGGACGTCGACGTCGAAGCGCGGGTGGCGGCCGTCGAGGCGTGGATCGCTGCGACGAAACAGGCGCTCATCATCGGCGACCTGACCTGGGATGCAGCCTGGCCCGACCTTCGCCGCATTGCCGTCAACTACATCCTTCGGCGTCAGCTCGAAGCGCTTGACGCCACCGTGGTGCTGGCCAAGGTCGGGCTGGGTCATCTGGCGGTCGGGTTTGTCCGGCCTGCGCTCGATGAGTTGCTTTGGATGCTGTGGGTGAAGGATCTGCCGCAGCAGGATGTCCAGAATCTGCTTATGGCCATGGGGCGCTCCGACGGTATCCGCTCACTGCTCGCCCAACGTGCCTACGTCGGTGACGCTGTGATGCAGGAGCTATGGTATCCGGTAACGCTTTTAGACGCCCAGGAGCAGCAGCTAACTCGTGTCAACGACGAGCTGGCGAAGATCCGCGAGCAGTTCAATTGGTCGGGACGCCCGCTGCCGAGCGCGAGCTGGGTCGCAAAGCAGACCGGCCATAAGGACCTGTACGACTACTTGCATGCCGCGGCGAGTCGGGCTCTGCACTTCTCGATGGGCGAAGTTTTGCGCAACGGTTGGGGCGAGCCAGGCGGAAAGCTGGTCACCCTGAAACCAGAATTTCGCGAGTACCGGACCAGCTTCGCGCTTTACCAGCTACCCTTATTATTCCTCGAAACCGCGGACGCTTGCCATGAGTTCTTCGAACATGCGGGAATTACGGAACTAGAGGATGAGGCCCTAGAGAAGCAGATTCTCGCCGCAGCTCAGGCCCTCGGCAAGTTCGGGCGCGTACCGCTCGTCCACGCTCACGAATGGAATCTGACGCCGAATGGTCCGCTGGGCTTTACTGAGAAGAATTGA
- the ltrA gene encoding group II intron reverse transcriptase/maturase → MSQPGLTGKSHDIPKRLIWAAWLKVKGNGGAAGADGVTIEQFETRLADNLYRLWNRMSSGSYFPGPVRAVEIPKKGGVRILGIPSVVDRVAQTVAVLVLEPEVEKVFHDDSYGYRPGRSPVDAVRACRQRCFERDWVVDLDVKAFFDSVPWDLMLKAVARHTTQSWVMLYVERWLKAPMLMPDGTLAHREKGTPQGGPISPLIANVFLHYGFDTWMVREFPRIGFERFADDVVVHCVTESQAQYVRRAIGRRFADIGLQLHPDKTRIVYCKDDRRRLNYELVTFAFCGYAFRPRKAWDKIRQRRRTGFLPAVAPGKLTDMSRKVASWRLHRHTTWNLNDLAEEVNPALRGWLNYFTAFYPSAVIPIGKRVDRHLMRWARWKYKRLKPSQARTRAWLQEVRKRKPGLFAHWTLRYTT, encoded by the coding sequence GTGAGTCAGCCAGGGTTGACAGGCAAGTCGCACGATATCCCAAAGCGGCTGATCTGGGCCGCGTGGTTGAAGGTGAAAGGTAATGGCGGAGCGGCCGGGGCCGACGGAGTGACGATCGAACAGTTCGAAACGAGGTTGGCTGACAACCTCTACCGGCTGTGGAACCGTATGTCGTCGGGCAGCTATTTCCCCGGCCCGGTCCGGGCGGTGGAGATCCCGAAGAAGGGTGGGGTCAGGATTCTGGGCATTCCCAGCGTGGTTGACCGGGTGGCGCAGACGGTGGCGGTGCTGGTGTTGGAGCCGGAGGTGGAGAAGGTGTTCCACGACGACTCCTACGGATATCGTCCCGGCCGGTCACCGGTGGACGCGGTGCGGGCGTGCCGGCAGCGGTGCTTCGAGAGGGACTGGGTCGTCGATCTGGACGTCAAGGCCTTCTTCGACTCGGTGCCGTGGGATTTGATGCTTAAGGCGGTGGCGCGGCATACGACCCAGTCGTGGGTCATGTTGTATGTGGAGCGCTGGCTCAAGGCGCCGATGCTGATGCCCGACGGAACTTTGGCTCATCGGGAAAAGGGAACCCCGCAGGGCGGGCCGATCTCTCCGTTGATCGCTAACGTCTTCCTGCACTACGGCTTCGATACCTGGATGGTCCGGGAGTTTCCCCGGATCGGGTTCGAGCGGTTCGCGGACGATGTGGTGGTCCATTGCGTGACCGAAAGTCAGGCACAGTATGTGCGCCGGGCGATCGGTCGTCGGTTTGCGGATATCGGGTTGCAGTTGCATCCTGATAAGACGCGCATTGTGTACTGCAAGGACGACCGCCGCCGGCTGAACTATGAGCTGGTGACGTTCGCGTTCTGCGGGTACGCGTTTCGTCCCCGTAAGGCCTGGGACAAGATACGGCAACGTCGGCGAACAGGGTTCCTGCCGGCGGTGGCCCCGGGGAAGCTGACCGATATGAGCCGCAAGGTAGCGTCCTGGCGGTTACATCGACACACGACCTGGAACCTGAACGATCTCGCGGAAGAAGTGAACCCAGCCCTACGTGGTTGGCTGAACTACTTCACCGCGTTCTATCCGAGCGCGGTCATCCCGATCGGCAAGCGCGTCGACCGTCATCTGATGCGCTGGGCAAGGTGGAAGTACAAGCGACTCAAACCCAGCCAAGCCCGTACGCGTGCATGGTTACAAGAGGTCCGAAAACGAAAACCCGGCCTGTTCGCGCACTGGACGCTGCGGTACACGACCTGA
- a CDS encoding transposase family protein: protein MIDVPRELVQHLARLLYVQRRACGTRRGTRALTCFYQALMVLVWFRKGEDMTLLAAGFGISRATAYRYRDEGITVLAAQAADLHTALRRAAADGWSHVILDGKLFDCDRLTETTLSVKGETIDAWYSGKHRDFGANIQAVMRPDGLPIWTSAAMPGHLHDTSCARELGVTAALNWSAAELDLPALADSGYESTGHGIKTPIKQPTDGSRLAPDNRAYNQLLRGLRWQGERGFAILIGRWKTLRHTNISPRRIGDIVAAALHLTHFEYKYLPESR from the coding sequence ATGATCGACGTCCCGAGGGAACTCGTGCAGCATCTCGCGCGGCTGCTGTACGTGCAGCGCCGGGCCTGCGGCACTCGCCGTGGCACTCGTGCGTTGACCTGCTTCTACCAGGCCCTGATGGTGCTCGTGTGGTTCCGCAAGGGTGAGGACATGACCTTGCTGGCAGCCGGCTTCGGTATCTCCCGGGCGACGGCGTACCGCTACCGCGACGAGGGCATCACGGTGCTCGCCGCCCAGGCGGCCGACCTGCACACCGCTCTGCGTCGGGCCGCCGCCGACGGCTGGTCCCACGTGATCCTCGACGGCAAACTGTTCGACTGCGACCGGCTCACCGAGACCACCCTGTCCGTCAAGGGCGAGACCATCGACGCCTGGTATTCGGGAAAGCACCGCGACTTCGGCGCGAACATCCAAGCCGTCATGCGCCCGGACGGGCTACCGATCTGGACATCGGCGGCGATGCCCGGGCATCTGCATGACACCAGCTGCGCCCGCGAACTCGGCGTCACCGCCGCCCTGAACTGGTCCGCCGCCGAACTCGACCTGCCCGCCCTGGCCGACTCCGGCTACGAAAGCACAGGCCACGGCATCAAGACCCCGATCAAGCAGCCCACCGACGGCAGCCGCCTCGCGCCCGACAACCGCGCCTACAACCAGCTGCTCCGCGGCCTGCGATGGCAAGGCGAACGCGGCTTCGCCATCCTGATCGGACGCTGGAAGACGCTCCGCCATACGAACATCAGCCCACGCCGAATCGGCGACATCGTCGCCGCCGCATTACACCTGACCCACTTCGAGTACAAATACCTACCAGAAAGTCGTTGA
- the ltrA gene encoding group II intron reverse transcriptase/maturase, with the protein MSQPGLTGKSHDIPKRLIWAAWLKVKGNGGAAGADGVTIEQFETRLADNLYRLWNRMSSGSYFPGPVRAVEIPKKGGVRILGIPNVVDRVAQTVAVLVLEPEVEKVFHDDSYGYRPGRSPIDAIRVCRQRCFKKDWVVDLDVKAFFDSVRWDLMLKAVARHTTQSWVMLYVERWLKAPMLMPDGTLAHREKGTPQGGPISPLIANVFLHYGFDTWMVREFPRIGFERFADDVVVHCVTESQAQYVRRAIGRRFADIGLQLHPDKTRIVYCKDDRRRLNYELVTFAFCGYAFRPRKAWDKIRQRRRTGFLPAVAPGKLTDMSRKVASWRLHRHTTWNLNDLAEEVNPALRGWLNYFTAFYPSAVIPIGKRVDRHLMRWARWKYKRLKPSQARTRAWLQEVRKRKPGLFAHWTLRYTT; encoded by the coding sequence GTGAGTCAGCCAGGGTTGACAGGCAAGTCGCACGATATCCCAAAGCGGCTGATCTGGGCCGCGTGGTTGAAGGTGAAAGGTAATGGCGGAGCGGCCGGGGCCGACGGAGTGACGATCGAACAGTTCGAAACGAGGTTGGCTGACAACCTCTACCGGCTGTGGAACCGTATGTCGTCGGGCAGCTATTTCCCCGGCCCGGTCCGGGCGGTGGAGATCCCGAAGAAGGGTGGGGTCAGGATTCTGGGCATTCCCAATGTGGTCGACCGGGTGGCGCAGACGGTGGCGGTGCTGGTGTTGGAGCCGGAGGTGGAGAAGGTGTTCCACGACGACTCCTACGGATATCGTCCCGGACGGTCCCCGATTGATGCGATTCGGGTGTGTCGGCAGCGGTGTTTCAAGAAGGACTGGGTCGTCGATTTGGACGTCAAGGCCTTTTTCGACTCCGTGCGGTGGGATTTGATGCTTAAGGCGGTGGCGCGGCATACGACCCAGTCGTGGGTCATGTTGTATGTGGAGCGCTGGCTCAAGGCGCCGATGCTGATGCCCGACGGAACTTTGGCTCATCGGGAAAAGGGAACCCCGCAGGGCGGGCCGATCTCTCCGTTGATCGCTAACGTCTTCCTGCACTACGGCTTCGATACCTGGATGGTCCGGGAGTTTCCCCGGATCGGGTTCGAGCGGTTCGCGGACGATGTGGTGGTCCATTGCGTGACCGAAAGTCAGGCACAGTATGTGCGCCGGGCGATCGGTCGTCGGTTTGCGGATATCGGGTTGCAGTTGCATCCTGATAAGACGCGCATTGTGTACTGCAAGGACGACCGCCGCCGGCTGAACTATGAGCTGGTGACGTTCGCGTTCTGCGGGTACGCGTTTCGTCCCCGTAAGGCCTGGGACAAGATACGGCAACGTCGGCGAACAGGGTTCCTGCCGGCGGTGGCCCCGGGGAAGCTGACCGATATGAGCCGCAAGGTAGCGTCCTGGCGGTTACATCGACACACGACCTGGAACCTGAACGATCTCGCGGAAGAAGTGAACCCAGCCCTACGTGGTTGGCTGAACTACTTCACCGCGTTCTATCCGAGCGCGGTCATCCCGATCGGCAAGCGCGTCGACCGTCATCTGATGCGCTGGGCAAGGTGGAAGTACAAGCGACTCAAACCCAGCCAAGCCCGTACGCGTGCATGGTTACAAGAGGTCCGAAAACGAAAACCCGGCCTGTTCGCGCACTGGACGCTGCGGTACACGACCTGA
- a CDS encoding Hsp70 family protein, whose translation MAGREIALADLVAATLRRAADEARRLAGGEVEDVRLVVPAGWGPRRRTWLRHVAHRAGLPQPRLVEAPVAVASHLLAGGVPLPVGSVIVVCDLGGGAEVSVVRRSAVGFEILSTLADPDAGGDAIDAAMTAALSPVPVAAGTGEEVALTASVRTAKHALFAHAAVTVAVPSGPAVVVNDLVLTQAARPVLERAADLVRDAVDAAEVDPATVAGLWCAGGTAQMRLVAEVLATDTGLTPFLVQDPPLAAAQGAADAGARSPGQGPEVVVEPLPSVGRALAVAVSGFASLALVSHMLFTPVWNSAAMGKWATLNWGELAMASVFAMLACLGVGTVLGAALASRTDTGLPLSPGAQVATGILTASWLGVAVACMYAVVGSQYIGMELGPFLRWSVVPIVPIVVVAAVLAVIAIRGWRTPVGGWSRFLAFPVSSVVTATVGMLVRVCQVNGVTGVG comes from the coding sequence GTGGCCGGTAGGGAGATAGCGCTGGCGGATCTGGTGGCGGCGACGCTGCGGCGTGCCGCTGACGAGGCACGACGGCTCGCTGGCGGCGAGGTCGAGGATGTGCGGTTGGTGGTGCCGGCGGGGTGGGGGCCGCGGCGTCGTACCTGGCTTCGTCACGTGGCGCATCGGGCGGGTCTGCCGCAGCCGCGTTTGGTGGAGGCGCCGGTGGCGGTGGCCTCGCATCTGCTCGCCGGAGGTGTGCCTCTGCCGGTGGGTTCGGTCATCGTGGTGTGTGACCTGGGTGGCGGCGCCGAGGTGAGCGTGGTCCGCCGCAGTGCGGTCGGCTTCGAGATCCTCTCCACTCTCGCGGACCCGGATGCCGGTGGTGACGCCATCGACGCGGCGATGACTGCCGCCCTGTCCCCTGTCCCGGTCGCTGCGGGGACCGGTGAGGAGGTGGCGTTGACGGCGAGTGTCCGGACGGCGAAGCATGCCCTGTTCGCGCATGCGGCGGTGACGGTTGCGGTGCCGTCCGGTCCGGCGGTGGTGGTCAACGACCTGGTGTTGACGCAGGCGGCCCGTCCGGTCCTGGAACGCGCGGCCGATTTGGTCCGGGATGCGGTGGACGCGGCGGAGGTCGACCCAGCGACGGTGGCGGGGTTGTGGTGTGCGGGTGGGACGGCGCAGATGCGACTGGTGGCGGAGGTGCTGGCCACCGACACAGGTCTCACGCCGTTCCTGGTGCAGGATCCGCCGCTCGCGGCCGCGCAGGGGGCGGCGGACGCCGGCGCGCGGAGTCCGGGCCAGGGCCCGGAGGTGGTGGTGGAGCCGTTGCCGTCGGTGGGGCGGGCGCTGGCGGTGGCGGTGTCGGGGTTCGCGTCGTTGGCGTTGGTGTCGCACATGCTGTTCACCCCGGTGTGGAACAGCGCGGCGATGGGGAAGTGGGCGACGTTGAACTGGGGCGAGCTGGCGATGGCGTCGGTCTTCGCGATGCTCGCCTGTCTCGGTGTGGGCACGGTTCTGGGTGCGGCGTTGGCGTCGCGTACCGACACCGGGTTGCCGTTGTCGCCGGGGGCGCAGGTCGCCACCGGCATCCTCACCGCCTCCTGGCTGGGTGTCGCCGTGGCGTGTATGTACGCGGTGGTGGGCAGCCAGTACATCGGTATGGAGCTGGGGCCGTTCCTGCGCTGGTCGGTGGTGCCGATCGTGCCGATCGTGGTGGTGGCGGCGGTTCTCGCGGTGATCGCCATACGCGGGTGGCGTACGCCGGTGGGTGGCTGGTCGCGGTTCCTGGCGTTCCCGGTGTCGTCGGTGGTGACGGCGACGGTGGGGATGCTGGTGCGGGTCTGTCAAGTTAACGGTGTAACTGGGGTTGGTTGA